A window of the Nitrosococcus wardiae genome harbors these coding sequences:
- the lolD gene encoding lipoprotein-releasing ABC transporter ATP-binding protein LolD, whose protein sequence is MNNTEKEAVLCCRDLARSFTDGNLSVEVLREVNLCIAPGECVAIVGASGSGKSTLLHLLGGLDRPTQGQVWIAGQNLAQLSDAACGRLRNHALGFIYQLHHLLPEFTALENVALPLLIAGTKTTHAQEKATALLQRVGLEARLHHKPGELSGGERQRAAVARALVTDPRCVLADEPTGNLDRKNAEQVFDLMLTLNSNLNTALVVVTHDPHLAVQLDRALTLVDGRLMPGLLP, encoded by the coding sequence ATGAATAATACTGAAAAAGAAGCGGTACTTTGCTGCCGTGATTTAGCCCGGAGTTTTACCGATGGCAACCTTTCAGTAGAAGTACTGCGGGAGGTAAATTTATGTATTGCTCCTGGAGAATGTGTGGCCATCGTCGGCGCTTCGGGTTCAGGCAAAAGCACCTTGCTCCACTTGCTGGGAGGTCTAGATCGCCCGACCCAAGGCCAAGTTTGGATCGCTGGCCAAAATCTAGCTCAGCTCAGTGATGCAGCGTGTGGCCGGTTACGTAACCACGCCCTCGGTTTTATCTACCAACTTCACCACTTACTACCTGAATTTACCGCATTGGAAAATGTTGCTCTGCCCCTGCTCATTGCTGGTACTAAAACAACCCATGCCCAAGAGAAAGCCACAGCATTGCTACAACGGGTTGGCCTGGAAGCACGACTTCATCACAAACCGGGAGAGCTCTCAGGGGGTGAACGCCAGCGGGCCGCTGTGGCTCGGGCACTGGTTACTGATCCTCGCTGCGTGCTGGCCGATGAACCCACGGGCAATCTAGACCGAAAAAACGCTGAGCAAGTCTTCGATCTTATGCTGACACTGAACAGCAATCTCAATACTGCGCTGGTAGTGGTGACCCATGATCCTCATTTGGCGGTACAGCTGGATCGGGCACTTACCCTAGTAGATGGGCGCTTAATGCCCGGATTATTACCCTAA
- a CDS encoding DUF2062 domain-containing protein — MPRRFLRRYLPPPHRLKEHKQLQYLGEWLSVPNLWHLNRRSVAGAVSIGLFIAFLPLPGQMLVAAIAAVWARVNLPVSVLMVWVTNPLTMGPIFFFAYKVGTWLLGISVQEVTFELTWQWLQTRLVAIWEPFLLGCLVVGLVVGLTGGLLTLGLWRMEVGRRWKERKRRKIIAKPGDKRCA; from the coding sequence ATGCCACGCCGATTTCTTAGACGCTATTTACCCCCCCCTCACCGACTCAAAGAGCATAAGCAGTTGCAATATCTTGGGGAGTGGCTCTCTGTGCCTAACCTTTGGCACCTCAATCGCCGTTCAGTGGCTGGAGCCGTAAGCATCGGCCTATTTATTGCCTTTCTCCCCTTACCTGGCCAGATGCTAGTGGCAGCCATCGCAGCTGTGTGGGCTCGAGTGAATTTACCCGTTTCTGTCTTGATGGTCTGGGTCACCAATCCTTTGACAATGGGGCCAATATTTTTCTTTGCCTACAAGGTTGGGACCTGGCTGTTAGGCATTTCAGTCCAAGAAGTAACGTTTGAACTGACATGGCAGTGGCTACAAACTCGGCTGGTGGCCATTTGGGAGCCATTTTTGCTGGGCTGCTTAGTTGTAGGTCTAGTTGTGGGCCTGACGGGAGGGTTGCTAACCCTTGGCTTATGGCGAATGGAGGTGGGCCGGCGCTGGAAAGAGCGTAAACGGCGTAAGATAATAGCGAAACCGGGAGATAAGCGTTGTGCTTAA
- a CDS encoding DNA internalization-related competence protein ComEC/Rec2 — protein MVLNIHDQDPQPIVLNALTFLTGIVILQQLPLLPDSKWSLLLGGLIPLALSLKRLRPVLLIVIGFLWALFRAHLLLSQELPPAVEGQDVLLEGRVASIPESQAHSLRFAFAVERLLFKGQTWHVPKRVRLSWYQDPPSELNVGDRWQLTVRLKRPRGFMNPGGFDYEGWLFRQGFRATGYVRSATANRFIQSHWHHYPIDRVRQHLLERMATILADSPQQGLVQALTLGERSGITPPQWQILERTGTNHLVAISGLHIGLLAGFAYFLGRRLWSLRATNTLTLSAHQAAALGAIISALFYAALAGFSIPTQRALIMVSVVMLAVLVKRPVRASRTLALALILVLIWDPLSALAPGFWLSFGAVTALMIGMAELRPLPPSQSATFETTSYHLGRLWRQWGKAQWVVAIGLAPLLLYQFQHLSLVAPLANLVAVPWIGLLIVPPLLLGTVLLIPFPPVGAALISLADTLLALLWDLLTWCAAFPIAQWEQYSPPLWVLPPAIFGSLLLLAPRGLPGRWLGLVALLPLFFTPPPRPTHGTLWFTLLDVGQGLAAVARTRHHTLVFDAGPRYSNRFNTGEAVVAPFLRSQNISGIDTLVVSHGDNDHLGGVAGLLRHTPARQILTSVPEQLRWAHPKLCVRGQHWRWDGVDFQILHPQSPQGHGNNHSCVLRITSGEQHILIAADIERSAEQTLLAMNAGELAATILVAPHHGSLTSSSPEFIAAVNPEHALFAVGYRNRWGFPKPAIVQRYLAHGAKSWSTARHGAITFHLNNKTLGQPETFRQSNRHYWTGS, from the coding sequence ATGGTGTTAAATATCCATGATCAGGATCCTCAACCCATAGTGTTAAATGCGCTCACCTTTCTCACGGGGATAGTTATTCTGCAGCAGCTGCCTCTGCTGCCAGATTCAAAATGGTCCCTACTCCTAGGGGGACTCATTCCTTTGGCGCTCTCCCTTAAGCGCCTAAGGCCGGTGTTGCTGATTGTCATCGGCTTCCTCTGGGCCCTATTCCGTGCCCATTTATTACTCTCCCAAGAACTCCCTCCAGCAGTAGAAGGACAGGACGTTCTGCTTGAGGGTAGAGTAGCTTCTATCCCAGAGTCCCAGGCTCACAGCCTACGCTTTGCCTTTGCTGTTGAGCGCTTACTTTTCAAAGGCCAAACTTGGCATGTCCCCAAACGGGTACGCCTAAGTTGGTACCAAGACCCTCCTTCAGAACTTAACGTGGGGGACCGCTGGCAACTGACGGTCCGCCTCAAACGCCCACGAGGATTTATGAATCCGGGCGGCTTCGATTATGAAGGCTGGCTCTTCCGCCAAGGTTTTCGGGCTACAGGTTATGTCCGCTCGGCAACAGCAAATCGCTTTATCCAGTCCCACTGGCATCATTATCCCATTGATCGAGTCCGCCAACATCTGCTTGAGCGCATGGCCACGATCCTCGCTGACAGTCCTCAACAAGGGCTCGTTCAAGCACTTACTTTAGGCGAGCGTAGCGGCATCACTCCCCCGCAATGGCAAATCCTAGAGCGTACCGGAACCAATCATCTAGTCGCCATTTCAGGACTGCATATCGGTTTACTCGCAGGATTCGCCTATTTTTTGGGGCGACGCCTATGGTCCCTGCGAGCAACCAATACCCTGACCTTATCGGCTCATCAAGCAGCAGCTCTAGGTGCTATTATCAGTGCTTTATTCTACGCTGCCCTGGCCGGCTTCTCCATCCCTACTCAACGAGCCCTAATCATGGTCAGCGTAGTTATGCTTGCGGTCCTAGTAAAACGCCCTGTCCGTGCCTCTCGTACCCTCGCCCTGGCTCTGATATTGGTATTAATCTGGGACCCTCTCTCTGCTCTCGCCCCCGGTTTTTGGCTCTCCTTTGGCGCGGTTACGGCACTGATGATAGGGATGGCCGAACTTCGCCCCTTGCCTCCCTCCCAAAGCGCAACTTTCGAGACCACTTCTTACCACCTGGGGCGCCTTTGGCGGCAGTGGGGTAAGGCCCAGTGGGTGGTCGCCATAGGACTGGCTCCCTTGCTCCTATACCAATTTCAACACCTTTCCCTGGTGGCTCCCTTGGCCAATCTGGTGGCTGTCCCCTGGATAGGGTTGCTCATCGTCCCACCCCTACTTTTGGGCACCGTATTACTTATTCCCTTTCCCCCTGTGGGAGCAGCTCTCATCAGTCTTGCCGACACTCTACTGGCTTTGCTCTGGGACTTGCTCACCTGGTGCGCCGCCTTTCCCATAGCCCAATGGGAACAATACAGTCCCCCTCTTTGGGTGCTCCCTCCCGCTATCTTCGGAAGCCTGTTGCTGTTAGCCCCCCGGGGTCTGCCTGGCCGCTGGCTGGGGCTGGTGGCACTCCTTCCCTTATTCTTCACCCCCCCGCCACGCCCAACCCATGGAACGCTATGGTTTACGCTCCTCGACGTGGGACAGGGGCTCGCCGCAGTAGCCCGTACTCGGCACCACACCCTCGTATTCGATGCTGGACCTCGCTATAGCAACCGATTTAATACGGGGGAAGCCGTCGTCGCCCCGTTTTTACGCAGCCAAAACATCAGTGGTATCGACACTCTCGTGGTCAGCCATGGCGATAATGATCATCTCGGAGGAGTAGCAGGCCTTCTGCGTCATACTCCAGCACGACAGATCTTGACCAGTGTTCCCGAACAACTACGCTGGGCTCACCCCAAACTATGTGTCCGTGGCCAACACTGGCGCTGGGACGGCGTTGACTTCCAAATTCTCCATCCCCAATCCCCCCAAGGTCATGGCAATAATCATTCCTGCGTGCTACGCATTACGAGCGGAGAGCAACACATCCTCATTGCCGCCGATATTGAGCGCTCTGCAGAACAAACTCTGTTGGCAATGAATGCCGGTGAACTTGCCGCGACTATTTTAGTTGCCCCTCACCACGGTAGCTTGACTTCTTCAAGCCCTGAATTTATAGCGGCCGTCAATCCCGAGCACGCCCTGTTTGCGGTAGGCTATCGTAATCGTTGGGGCTTTCCTAAGCCGGCCATTGTACAACGTTATCTCGCCCACGGGGCAAAATCATGGAGTACTGCCCGCCATGGGGCCATCACCTTCCATTTAAACAATAAAACCCTAGGACAACCAGAGACTTTTAGGCAATCCAACCGGCATTACTGGACCGGAAGCTAA
- a CDS encoding MotA/TolQ/ExbB proton channel family protein: MLEIIKAGGWLMLPILVCSIVAIGIIIERFWSLRRQRVAPKHLVGQIWQWQCCNQLNELHIKRVRENSPLGRILAAGLVNRNHSREIMKESIEDVGRHVTLELERFLNTLGTIAAITPLLGLLGTVIGMIKVFTVINTQGVGNPAVLAGGISEALITTAAGLAVAIPSLMFYRYFRGKVMALVVDMEEQAIQLVEVMHGDRELDPVENAAA; encoded by the coding sequence GTGCTTGAAATTATCAAAGCTGGCGGCTGGTTAATGTTACCGATCCTTGTCTGTTCCATTGTCGCCATTGGAATTATTATCGAACGTTTCTGGTCCCTGCGTCGGCAACGGGTCGCCCCCAAACATCTCGTAGGCCAAATTTGGCAATGGCAGTGCTGCAATCAACTCAATGAACTTCACATTAAACGAGTACGGGAAAATTCCCCCCTCGGTCGAATATTGGCTGCAGGGCTGGTAAACCGAAATCATTCCCGTGAAATTATGAAAGAGAGCATCGAAGATGTTGGCCGTCATGTCACCCTGGAATTAGAACGTTTCCTCAATACTTTGGGGACGATTGCGGCTATTACGCCGCTGCTTGGCTTGCTGGGTACGGTCATAGGGATGATCAAAGTCTTCACCGTTATCAACACCCAGGGCGTAGGCAACCCAGCAGTGCTGGCGGGGGGGATCTCTGAGGCACTCATCACCACCGCCGCAGGCCTTGCAGTAGCCATTCCAAGTTTGATGTTTTACCGTTATTTTCGCGGCAAAGTCATGGCCTTGGTGGTAGACATGGAAGAACAGGCGATCCAACTGGTGGAGGTCATGCATGGGGACCGGGAACTTGATCCCGTTGAAAATGCGGCCGCCTGA
- a CDS encoding ExbD/TolR family protein has translation MNIHPPPPNEPEINLTPLIDVVFLLLIFFMVSTSFIHESELKVDLPKATTRPIEQQGTPIQVIIDRAGKIAINGKRLVNNQSATLAAAMKEAAGDRQHPHVIISADAKTNYQSVVTVMDVAQQLGFERLSLATAQRRKEP, from the coding sequence ATGAACATACACCCGCCCCCCCCTAATGAACCAGAAATCAATCTCACCCCCCTTATTGATGTGGTTTTCTTGCTCCTTATTTTCTTTATGGTCTCAACCAGCTTTATCCACGAATCGGAGCTGAAAGTAGATTTGCCTAAAGCCACCACCCGCCCCATAGAGCAACAGGGAACCCCTATCCAGGTGATTATTGATAGGGCGGGCAAGATTGCCATCAATGGAAAGCGTCTCGTTAATAACCAGTCTGCCACCCTCGCGGCAGCGATGAAAGAGGCAGCAGGTGATCGCCAACACCCCCACGTGATCATTAGCGCTGATGCCAAAACTAATTATCAATCCGTAGTCACGGTAATGGACGTTGCTCAACAACTCGGCTTTGAACGCCTGAGCCTAGCCACCGCTCAACGCCGAAAGGAGCCCTGA
- the msbA gene encoding lipid A export permease/ATP-binding protein MsbA → MTLTSSLESGLVVYHRLLGYVRPYRWIFAVSVITMAVYAATETGLAALMKPLMDGSFVERDPATIKLIPLLLIGLFVIRGIANFTTNYGLRWVARRVVKDLRKDMFCHLLTLPARYYDQNSSGQLLAKLIYDVEQVSNAATDAILTIVRDSLTILGLLAWMLYLNGLLTLIILVTVPIIALIVWWISYRFRRISRKIQNSMGDVSQVAQEALEGHREVKIFGGQAYEAERFDHVNEQNRQQTMKMVATDAISQPVVQFIAVLGLAGVIYLATRETMLTQISIGTFISFVTAMMMLLGPVKRLTKINGTLQRGIAAAQSIFSLLGEPPETNGGQQTLGCVQGAVRFEQLSFCYDATKGPVLENINLEIMPCQTVALVGHSGSGKSTLVSLLARLYEIDCGRIFLDGIDIQELPLTELRKQIALVNQQIVLFNDTIAHNIAYGSHRQVSKQDIIRAAEAAHAMEFINRLPRGLETVIGENGILLSGGQRQRLAIARALLKDAPILILDEATASLDTEAERHIQAALETLMRRRTTLVIAHRLSTIENADQIIVLHQGRILERGTHHQLLAQQGHYAELYRLQFHNGNEHALPLAANVGL, encoded by the coding sequence ATGACGCTAACCTCCTCTTTGGAATCCGGACTGGTCGTTTATCACCGCCTGTTGGGTTATGTCCGACCTTACCGCTGGATTTTCGCAGTCTCTGTCATCACCATGGCCGTCTACGCGGCTACCGAGACCGGGCTGGCAGCACTAATGAAACCCCTGATGGACGGGAGCTTTGTGGAGCGTGATCCAGCCACCATCAAGCTTATTCCCCTGCTTTTAATTGGTCTATTTGTCATCCGCGGTATCGCCAATTTTACTACCAATTATGGCCTCAGGTGGGTCGCTCGCCGGGTTGTAAAAGACCTCCGGAAAGACATGTTCTGCCATCTTCTTACCTTACCGGCACGTTATTATGACCAAAATTCTTCTGGCCAACTCCTAGCGAAGCTCATTTATGATGTAGAGCAGGTTTCCAATGCGGCTACGGACGCCATCCTCACCATCGTCCGGGATTCCTTGACCATCCTGGGTCTCCTTGCCTGGATGCTCTACTTAAATGGTCTGCTCACCCTAATCATTCTAGTGACCGTGCCTATTATTGCCCTTATCGTCTGGTGGATCAGTTACCGCTTCCGCCGGATTAGCCGAAAGATTCAAAATTCCATGGGTGATGTCAGTCAAGTGGCCCAAGAAGCGCTTGAAGGCCATCGGGAGGTCAAGATCTTTGGCGGGCAAGCCTATGAAGCCGAACGTTTCGACCACGTCAATGAGCAAAACCGCCAACAAACCATGAAAATGGTGGCCACTGATGCCATCAGCCAGCCGGTAGTTCAGTTCATTGCCGTACTGGGATTAGCCGGCGTCATTTATCTCGCCACACGCGAAACCATGCTCACTCAAATTAGCATCGGCACCTTCATTTCCTTTGTCACCGCCATGATGATGCTACTTGGCCCTGTTAAACGTCTCACCAAGATCAACGGGACTTTGCAGCGAGGTATTGCCGCAGCCCAAAGTATCTTCAGCCTCTTAGGAGAACCCCCTGAAACCAATGGCGGGCAGCAAACACTGGGGTGCGTCCAAGGGGCGGTTCGCTTTGAGCAGTTATCTTTCTGCTATGACGCCACCAAAGGCCCCGTGCTCGAAAACATCAACTTGGAGATCATGCCGTGTCAAACCGTTGCTTTGGTAGGTCATTCAGGCAGTGGCAAATCCACTTTGGTAAGCTTGCTTGCCCGTCTCTACGAGATTGATTGTGGGCGTATCTTTCTAGACGGGATTGATATCCAAGAACTCCCTCTCACGGAACTACGTAAACAGATTGCCTTGGTCAACCAACAGATCGTCTTGTTTAACGACACCATTGCCCATAACATCGCCTATGGAAGCCACCGGCAGGTCAGCAAACAAGATATTATCCGCGCCGCTGAAGCTGCCCATGCCATGGAATTCATCAACCGCCTGCCTAGGGGTTTGGAGACCGTCATTGGCGAGAATGGCATCCTCCTTTCCGGAGGCCAACGGCAACGACTTGCCATTGCCCGGGCCTTACTTAAAGATGCCCCCATCCTCATTTTGGATGAGGCGACTGCCTCCCTAGATACCGAAGCCGAACGGCATATCCAAGCGGCTCTAGAGACCCTGATGCGCCGCCGGACCACACTGGTCATCGCCCATCGACTGTCCACAATAGAAAATGCCGACCAGATCATCGTGCTTCATCAAGGCCGGATTCTTGAAAGAGGGACTCATCACCAGCTTCTCGCCCAGCAAGGTCACTATGCCGAGCTCTACCGCCTGCAATTCCACAACGGCAACGAACACGCCCTGCCCCTCGCCGCAAATGTTGGATTATAG